CTTCAAGTTGTCGATTAAGACAAAGTGGAGGTGGCAAATAGATGGCAGCTTCTGGGCACCTTTCCTTATTGAGGGAGAAGGCCATCTTGGATGGCACCATGGAGCAACCTTGCTGGATGTTTCTCTTTGGATATTCTTCTTTTAGATGCTTTAGTCTCTATACTTCTTCTGCTACTGTTCAATTATTGTGTTAGACAGACTCTACTTGATATCAGACAATGactgaaaaaataatattgataaagaaatgggaaaatgaagaacaaagaCAATCAGCTTCATGCCAAGGAGGCAATTCAATTCTCCTAAAAGCATTACGTTTTCCAGTATAGAATTTCTCCCTCGAGGAAAACAAGGAATGTGTgatgattgaaaagaaaaagatttaagTCCTCAGTTTTTAAGCCATTTAAAAGCTACATTTTGAGCTTGTGCACTCATGAATAGCATAAAAGAGGGGGGAAGAATACAAAAGCCCCAGAAACAcccatttatatttgaaaagtcCTCAACTTTTGTGTGGGGATGTGTTGGGTATTGGTGGTGGCTTTAGGGTTGTtagtattttaagtaataatataGAATGATCCAAAAACTTCCATTATTACATGGTAGAATAGGTGGATTTATAATGAAATCATTCATACAACAATGACCAAGTTTTTTACTCATCAGAAGCTGGTTTCTCATTTCCACAACCCTTGCGGTTGCAAACTGTTCGGAAAGGGTAGTTGAGGTTTTCACATTTGCTACAAGTCCAGCTACCTTCTGGGGCACCAGAATCTGACCGGCTTGGTCCCTACGAGAAAGTATTCAAGGCGAACATCAGACCATTGCAGCAATGCTTGCAAGACAAAATTATAATGGATGAGGAAGTACTTACAGAAGAAGGCCTAGCGGCTCCACATTTCTTCATGTTGCAAGTGGTTCTAAAAGCAAAGTTAACATTGTCACATTTGGGGCAAACCCAATCCCCTTCAGATAAACCATCTGGCCCTGCAAATACATAAACAGCCACCTGATTGAGACCATTAGCCTAAATGCTAGTGATGAATGTGGAATACTTGGATGACATTACATCCTCCTTCAGATAGGGTTCAATGTAACAATGAATTTTCAGTGGGGAATTGTGGGATTCTCTCTTAagaatgaaaataggaaaactaAAAGAAAGGCAACTCAAATACTTATATCACTGAATGTACTATACTATTAAGCATGTTATTTGCCAGATTTTAATTAACTCTAGGAAGGAAtattgcatcatcaaagatgGCAGCCTTGGCAGCTATCGAAACAAATACCAATTTGaacaagtataaaaaaataaaataaattaaaaaaaaaaaagtaatttacaAACAggaggaaaaaataaatgatataagAGATGTTATCTTAACAGCAATATCCATTATAAATGCATTTTCTAGCATTTGACTTCATATTACTGAAGGATTTCTCAATAATAATCATCATTTGCAAAACTAGAAGCACTAGCAcaaactaaacataaaaataaccTCCATAATGAAAATGATGGATAACATTCAAAACCAGTAATCAATAGCGAAATGCTCCATCCTAATTCCTACCAAGCACTGGTATTTAAATTGAATTGCATACGCATAATAACagatcatatttaaataaaattgagctGAGAAAATCCAATCACCTCCACGACGTTTTCGAGAGGCAGTGCCATCTGGCATGCCTCCTCCAGCCCATGGGGGTCCCTGAAAGCCAAATCCATATCCACTGATAGCAGGACCTGAACCATAACCCATGCCTGCTTCAACAAAACAATCAAACCATTTAGGCACATGCATAGTCCTACACACACAAATGGGCAAAAACATGCTTTGAACATCAAATCCTGTCCATGATACCATTGACATACATGAATCATGTATATGCCCCCTCATATTAAGGGCCCTTCCATCCctcatttttaggtaatttgTCTTTGGgtgtaataaattattttaattctacAAAACAATTGAGAAGGGGGCAATTCATATATTCTATTTACTTCTCACTTTATACAGAATGGaaaaacttttttgaaaactacAGAGAGATTACTGAGCCAGGCCTCCTTTTTCTCTTGAATAAAATACTCTGGTGCTAAGCAGGGGGGAATGCTAGAAGTCCTCCAACTAGGACAAAAGATCTAATCACTCAGATATTGTATGGTCACATGAATTGCATGGTATCATACATAGCTTTCCAGGAATTACTCATCACCAGGagaatttataaacaaaaaatatactGAGATATATCGTAAGACCAATGGTCGATTCAAAATCTTGCCCTCAACCTCTTATAGCCTAAAATGGTAATCTTTCTTGATAAAGTCAGATGATTAGGATAAAATTGCATCCACCTTTGTTGCCTTTTGGGAGGCCTACACCCCTTAGAAACTGTCTACTGAAGACTGCTCCTTGGCCTGTAGATCCTGACACAAAGTTAGAATCTTAACTTTCTAGAATGGTATCTCACTTATGGCTCGGGGTCCCCTCAGAAGCCATGGCCCATGACTATAAATAGTATCTTCAGATTCTCAATTCTATGTGTTGCCCCCACCAGGATTTTGAAGATGGAAAGGTAATAGGTTGGGATGTAAGCTAGACATACTTGAGTCAAAGTGATCCTACCTCTtaggaaacaaacaaaaaaaaaaaaaatgaagaaagaaaaactgaTGCCACCCTCCCCATCATATGAGATGAATATTGAACCCTACCAATGTACTTCTGTTGACTATCATCTCAAACCCAAAAACTCTTTTGAAGTTTGAGTATAAGATGATGGACACTATCTGAGAGGAGAGATGGTAGTGCTAATTTCTGGGCCAGAGGATGGGTAGAGATTGTTTCAATTACAAAGTTTCCTGTAGGTTGTCTTAAATAGTTTCTCTTTCCTCAATAACTACTAAAGGTCAAATTTTCTCGACCAAGAAATTGAAGTGACATACAAAAAATGATGTTAAGAATACTGCTATTGCATTTATCTATTAATATTACCATTCTATTCTTTCAGAAGTCTTAGTGATTTTATGAATAGAACCCGAATCCCAATATATAACTATACTAGGAATAGTTTTTAGCATATCTGTA
The sequence above is drawn from the Vitis riparia cultivar Riparia Gloire de Montpellier isolate 1030 chromosome 15, EGFV_Vit.rip_1.0, whole genome shotgun sequence genome and encodes:
- the LOC117932797 gene encoding ranBP2-type zinc finger protein At1g67325-like isoform X2, coding for MNFGFRTVCNRGKCGAPRPPATPSAPITSPYNHPPPFYFGGVGAPPPMPLGGPSRYGPPIPVPGMHYDYSPGNVHGPYGLLTTFPPGGMGYGSGPAISGYGFGFQGPPWAGGGMPDGTASRKRRGGPDGLSEGDWVCPKCDNVNFAFRTTCNMKKCGAARPSSGPSRSDSGAPEGSWTCSKCENLNYPFRTVCNRKGCGNEKPASDE